From Xenopus laevis strain J_2021 chromosome 7L, Xenopus_laevis_v10.1, whole genome shotgun sequence, one genomic window encodes:
- the LOC121395454 gene encoding uncharacterized protein LOC121395454, whose protein sequence is MSRSPPGACSVSRTPPRARRGSPSSEEEMEAPPTASERRQEEEEGDDDGGEEGPSNKMAQRFTSDENGALVDEAVLFGSWSHRISAARCQQHWQQVTDKVNTVGALHRDRLTVYKRFSDLKHWLRAKLVTRRAKAQKTGGGCVPPLRLKPYERWLLDILGKEGCEEVDTDWRIPQTSRPDLDSDQDQDDAQQPQEEGEAEDPDRAPEAQEHRAERRAQSPAVIPVLPPRRRAAATAATAAAAAIGGPPQEEGRRLGDQPAAQPGLIDAMVAAMQPMLH, encoded by the exons ATGTCTCGCTCACCACCTGGGGCATGCAGCGTGTCACGCACCCCACCCAGGGCTCGGAGAGGCTCCCCCAGCAGCGAGGAGGAGATGGAGGCACCACCAACTGCCTCAGAGAggagacaggaggaggaggagggtgatGATGATGGAGGAGAGGAGGGTCCCAGCAACAAAATGGCCCAAAGATTTACCAGTGATGAGAATGGAGCACTGGTGGACGAGGCAGTGCTGTTTGGGAGTTGGTCCCATCGCATCAGTGCTGCCAGATGTCAACAACACTGGCAGCAGGTAACGGACAAAGTGAACACTGTGGGCGCTTTACACAGGGATCGCCTCACTGTGTACaagcgcttcagtgacctgaagcATTGGCTAAGGGCAAAGCTGGTTACCAGGAGAGCTAAAGCCCAGAAGACCGGCGGAGGGTGTGTCCCTCCACTCAGACTGAAGCCCTATGAGCGCTGGCTTCTGGATATTTTGGGCAAAGAGGGCTGTGAAGAAGtggacacagactggagaa TACCGCAAACATCGCGGCCTGACTTGGACAGTGACCAGGACCAGGATGACGCCCAGCAaccccaggaagagggtgaggctgAAGATCCTGATAGAGCCCCAgaagctcaag aacacaGAGCTGAACGCCGTGCCCAATCACCAGCCGTGATTCCTGTGCTGCCCCCCAGAC GTcgtgctgctgccactgctgccactgctgctgctgcagcaattGGGGGACCACCACAGGAGGAAGGACGGCGACTGGGTGATCAACCTGCGGCACAACCGGGGCTCATTGACGCGATGGTGGCTGCCATGCAGCCTATGCTCCATTAG